Genomic DNA from Paenibacillus sp. MBLB1832:
AGAATTGAAAGGGATGGATGCGCAAATTATTTTGAGCAATACGTACCATCTGTTCATTCGTCCAGGTCATGAGATTGTGAAAGAAGCCGGCGGCTTGCACAAATTCATGAATTGGGATCGCCCGATTCTAACGGACAGCGGCGGATTTCAAGTATTCAGCTTGAGTAATATGCGTAAAATTACAGAAGAAGGCGTCACATTCAAATCGCATTTGAATGGGGATAAACTGTTCCTTTCCCCAGAAGTGGCGATGGAAATCCAGAATGCACTCGGCTCGGATATCATGATGGCATTCGATGAGTGCCCGCCGTATCCCGCTGATTATGAGTATGTCAAAAAATCATTGGAACGCACGACACGTTGGGCAGAACGTTGCTTGCAAAGTCATGCTAGACCCCACGATCAAGGCTTATTCGCGATCATTCAAGGGGGGATGCATGAAGACTTGCGTAAGCTAAGCGCGGAGCAGTTGACTTCCATGGATTTCCCAGGGTATGCTATTGGTGGACTGAGTGTCGGCGAGCCTAAGCACTTGATGTATGAAGTGTTAGACTACACGACACCCCTTATGCCTGCGAACAAGCCGCGATACTTAATGGGCGTTGGTTCGCCAGATGCGTTAATCGAAGGCGCAATTCGCGGCATCGATATGTTTGACTGTGTACTTCCTACGCGTATTGCTAGGAATGGGACATGTATGACAAGCGCTGGTCGACTCGTGATTCGGAATGCCAAATATGCAACAGACTTTGGTCCTCTGGATCCCAAATGCGCTTGCTACACATGCACGAACTATAGCCGAGCTTATATTCGTCATTTGATTAAAGCGGATGAAACGTTCGGCATTCGATTGACGACGATTCATAATCTACACTTTCTATTACAGCTCATGCGCGAAGTGAGAGAAGCGATTAAGGAAGATCGTTTACTTGATTTCCGCGATACATTCTTTGCCGAATACGGGCTGAATGATAATGAAAGAGGATTCTAAGAGAGGAGGATACCTATGTTTCTATTAGCTGATGATGCTGCAAGCACGGGCGCAGTAGGATATTTGTATACATATGGGCCGTTAGTGCTCATGTTCGTCGTATTATATTTCTTACTTATTCGTCCACAGCAAAAAAGACAAAAAACACGTTCTCAAATGTTAGGTGGCTTGAAAAAAGGGGATAAGGTTGTTACGATCGGCGGCCTTCATGGAACGATTATGGAGATCACAGATGACATTTGTGTGCTTCGTGTCAACGATGCAACGAAATTGACGTTCGACCGCTCGGCAGTAAATGCCGTCTCACAATCGGTTGCTACTAAAGAATAGACAAAAAAAGCGAGTGCCTTTGCGGCTCTCGCTTTTTCTTTGCTCAATTTCCATCTAAAAATTAATATTCGTTGTTTTTAAGTCGGCGTTTGATCAACGCTCTTTCACCAAGTACAAGGCGTCCTTCTGCAATACGAAGCGCCATACGAGCCGCAACAACGCCAAGGATGAGTCCTGCACACATATCCGATAACCAGTGGATGCCGAGATAGAAGATTGTGAAAATAATGAATGCCGCGGTACATGGCACGAAAACTTTCCAGAACTTGCTGCGGCTTCTCACGGCGATCACGGCCATGGAGACGGAAATCGACGTATGCAAGCTTGGGAAACAGTTATCTAGACCTGACAGCGGACGATAGTCTTGCTCAAAGGTTGGGAATACGTCTACAATAAGTAAATGAACATTGGGATGGAATGACCACACTTCATTCACTGGGAAGAAGAGATAGAAGGGTATGGCGACCATATAATTAAACATTAAGGCATAGCATACGGCGTAGAATAGCTTATAATTCTTCTGATACGTATAAAGTGCGATAGATGTAATCATGACAGATGGAAAAATAATGACATAGAAGTAACTGGATACATAAGTAAGGATGTCATTATGGAAAAGATTTTGAATCAGCGAGACGAAGTCGCCTTCGATGCTGTAAATGGAACCAGTAAAATCGGTGCGATGCTTCATTCCTTTTTCAATCTGCATCTCCATCTTATTGAAGAATAGGATCAGCAGCACGCCTGCAAAGTGAAACAAATATTTCTTAGAAGTAAAAATTTCTTGTACGAAACTAGCGGCAATGGTGTGTGGGCTCTTTTTCGTGGCGATGATTACAAATACAAAAATAGTAAGTACAATATAAACTGTCGCATACGTCATAGAATGAAAAGGGCTCATGTTGTTCCCCCCTATATTTTGGAAGTTTTGTGCGGCAATAACTATGACATTATACCACAATCAAAGGGGGGGAAGTGCAAACTTCACCGAAAAGACTTATTTTTGTGTATTTACACCAAGTATGCCGCCAAGCGCCCCAGAAGCGAATAAAATGCCAAGCAATTGAAGGGATTGAAGATTCAATCCTGCGTCAAACGCCAGAAAGCCAACGAGAAAAATAAGCAGGAAATAGAAGACCCCTACGATGCCCCCATGATACCAGCCGCGGCTTCCGGCTCTTTTGCCTGAAACCCAGCCTCCGATAAATAAAGCAACGGCATGAATGATGGTGGTTAGTGTGTGCAAGGAGCTTTCTTGCGTGCTTGTTAGAAGCAGAAAGAGGGATGTCAAGACAGTTCCAATGGTCATCATGCTGAATGAATAGAGAAGACCTGAAAATAAAGGTGATGTTATTCGAATGGGACTGACCGTTTTCATAGGGTTCACAGGCATCATTCCTTTCCTAAATTCGAACGCTTCATTTCCACATAGGAAAGTATAAGTTTTCGGATGCCGAGAACTGTTTTCCTATTGGCGATAAAACCTACCTCTAAACGCGGTCGCTCATCATTGAACTGCCTCGATAAAGGTTTTCTCATCATCATTGTATGGCCAAGCACATAAAATTAGTACAAACTATTGACTGAGGGAGTGTGATAATTTATGACGGAATACTCACAGGGTCCGGTGTTGTGGCAAGCCATTGCAGCGCTCCTCATATTCGCGGCAGCTTATGTTTTCATTTTGATTGAAAAATGGGATCGTACATATACAGCTCTCGGCGGAGCCGTTCTTATGCTGCTCTTGGGCATCTTGCCAATCTCAAAAGCACTCACGAACTATGCGAATTGGCCTATTCTGCTCTTTCTTGTAAGCTTATTCATCATTTCAAGCCTTTTTCAGAAAACGGGCATTACGTCGTACATCGTCAGTGCAGTCTTACGGAAGTATCGTATGCGCGCCGTAACGCTAATCCTTATTTTTTCGCTGCTTGGTGCTGTGATATCGGCTTTGGTGGATAGCCTATTGGCCGTTGTTATTATTGTGCCTTTCATTATCATGGCTTCTCGAAAAATGAAACTTCAACCTGCTCCATTTCTCATCACTTTGCTGTTATCGGTCCATATTGGCGGAGCCGCAACAATTATGGGCAATATCACGAGCCGCATGCTTGCTGCATCGGGCAGAATTACGGCAGGGCAACAATTTATTCGAATCTTCCCTCTGATCTGCCTCTTGCTTGCTGTTGTTTATCTCATCATGTGGCTGCTGTATCGCAAACGGTTAGTGGCAGCGGAAGCACATATGCGTGAGCTGCTGAGCTTGCGGCCAGATTCTTATCTTTCGCAGGATCGCCTATATGTCGTAGGCAGCAGTGTGATTACAGGATTGACCCTCGTTCTGCTAAGCATTCAAGGCGTGTTGGGTTGGAATCCTGCCTACATTGCGGCGAGTGGAGCTGTCCTAATGCTAGGCATGAACTACAAGGATGTCCTTTTCATCATCAAGGAGAAAGATTACGGCGCTGTATGGCACCAGGTTAGAGAAACGCAATGGTTATTCTTCTTGGGCTTGTTTATCATGGTGGGCGGGCTTACCTACGCAGGTATTTCGGGTTTCGTGGCGGTAAGAGGGCTGGAGTTAAGTCAAGGCAGCCTTCCCTTCCTGACGAACTTGCTCTTATGGATCAACAGCTTTGGCGCTGCGATGATGGATAATGTGCCTTTTCTAGCAGCGATGCTTCCAATTGTTGATCATATCGAAGAAGAATTGGCAGCAACTGCACAGCCGTTATGGTGGTCTTTAATCATCGGTAGTGCTATCGGAAGCGGAGTAACCTTGCTTAGCTCTCTAGCTGGTTTGTATACGGCGTCCCTGACAGATCAAGATGGGGTCAAAATGAAACAAAGTGAATATGTGACGGTAGCAGCGCCGATTTGCTTCGTTTTGCTGGTGATTTCCACGGTTTATTTCAAATTATTCTTGCTGTAATTGCCAACTATTGAACACGCCAGACCTGCATGATGAGGTGCATGAGCGGTCAGAATACCAGTGAACTCCGAGAACGAGCGAGGGCTTAGATCAGGGAGGTAGCGATGGATATTCTGACTATTTTTTTGCGTACGGTGCTCATTTATTTTGTTGTTTTCTTGATGCTCCGTATCATGGGGAAACGTGAAATAGGCAAGCTCTCACTGTTTGATCTCGTGATTTCCATCATGATTGCGGAAATTGCCGTTTTCGTTTTAGAGGACTCTGCGAAACCGCTCATGAGTGGACTTGTCCCCATGGCAACGCTTGTGCTGATCCAAGTCGTTATCGCGTATATTACGTTGAAAAGCCGAGCGGTCCGTTTGCTTTTCGATGGAAAGCCAAGTGTCTTAATCAACAAGGGTATGATTGATCGCGAGGAAATGAAGAAGCATCGCTATAATTTGGATGATTTGATGCTGCAGCTTAGACAAAATAAAATTATGAATGTGGCTGACGTGGAATTTGCCATCCTGGAGCCTTCGGGGAAATTGAGCGTTGTGGAGAAGGAAGTCAAAGAGACAACGAATGCAAATCTGAAACCGAATGGGGCCATTCGGTATGAAGGACTGCCGCTGCCTCTCATCATGGATGGGAAAGTACAGGACGAGAATTTGGAGAAAATCGGTCAAACTCGCTTCTGGTTAAAGAACCAACTTCAGGATAGGGGAGCAAAGGATTTTAAAGAAATATTCTATTGTTCCATTGACCATAGAGGGCGAATGTTTCTGGATCGTAAGCGCTGAATGTCAGAATGGCAGCTTATGCAGAGATGTTAGCGGATAATTTTCTTACCCATGTTCAGTAATCGGCTGATATCTTTGAGACTTATCAATTTGAACGTTGTTATAAAAAATATGTAGGATGCAATGCCAGCGAGCACGGAGGAAAGGAAGCGTACCCAGGTTAGTGAGATCCAAGGCGTATACATGAAGCAATAACTGACAAAGCCTGAGAGTATCATGGCTGCGCCAATTTTGCCGAAGGAGCTGCCCTCCATACGGAATTTTAGCAATCGAACAACACTGTTCCAATGAAGGAGAGTCACCAGCACGATATTGATATTAATCGCGAAGACAGCGCCATGAATGCCCAGTTCAGGCTTGCTGGCTAACCAGTAGATGAGAGCAAGCTTAACGGTTGACCCAATCAGCGTGTTAATTAGCGCGGCTCCTGGCTTATTCAAAGCCTGCAAGGCGGATTGCAATGGAGCTTGAAAATAAATGAAAATGGCGACGGGTGCCATCATTTTAAGCATAGCGCCGACATCAGGCTGGTTGTACATATAGGTGCAAATGGGTTCGGCAAGTACGAACATGAGGACAGCGAACGGAGCGCCTGTGACTAAAGCCAGCTTTAGCGATTGGTGGAGTCGATTGTGAATCGTTTTGATGTCTTTGCGCGCAGCCGCTTCACTCAATGAAGGGATCAGGCTTACTGAAAGCGACATAGTGAGTGCGCTGGGCAATAAAATGATGGGGATAATCATCCCCTGTAAAGCGCCGTACTGCGCTGTGGCGAGTGAGGTAGAGATGCCAGCTATAGCTAAGCTTTGCGCGATTAAAATGGATTCCAGCAAGTAAGAGCCTGCTCCGATTAGCTTGCTTCCTGTGATCGGGATCGAAATCCGCATGATTTTACGAAAATTTGATAGTCGTCCCATCCTTTTCGTTGTACCAATTTGCGCTGAAGGCAGACGCGGTGCTGATTTCTTGTCCCATTTGAAATGAATCGCCAGCACGGCAAGTCCACCGATTTCTCCAGCTAAAACACCAATCATCGCGCCTGCAGCGGCATACTCAATGCCGTAAGGTACCATCATGTAGGAACACACTAATACCATGACAATCCGAATGAGTGTCTCGGTCGTTTGCGATGTAGCGGTAGGGATCATATTTTGCCGGCCTTGAAAATAGCCGCGATATACGGCGGAAACGCCTATAATGGGAATCATCGGACTCATGCATAGGAAGGTGTAGTAGACTCTGGAGTCAGTCAGAAGGTGACTAGTGATCCAAGATGCGCCCAAAAGGCAGACGGCTGTGAACACTAGGCTCAGTGAAGTCGTGACGGCTAAAGAAATGCGGAGAATACTCCGAATACGAGACTGGTTATTCTCAGCTTCTGCTTCGGCAATCAGTTTAGCAATGGCTACTGGAATCCCGCCTGTAATAATGGTGAGAATAACAGATAAGAAGGGCCAGCCCATATGATAAAGACCGATGCCTTCGGCTCCTATGACGCGCGGTAAAGTTATTCGGGGAATGAAGCCGAGAATCCGATTCAGAATACCGGCGGCTAGTAAGATCATGGTACCTCTAATAAACGACTGCTTGGTCACTGCCATACCCTCTTCCGCTAACTGTCATATCTATGACTATGCGAGTGCGGGCCAAGCTCATGCTAAGATTTTGCGGACAAGATCAAGTTTGGCAGGAAAATACATAAGGGCTCACGAAATATTATATATTCGGCTTTTAGGAGGATCCCCCATGAACGGCGAACAGGATAAGAGGAGCGAAGAGGAGATTCCAGGTCTTTCGGATCATGAGCTTAACGAAGTCATCAAAAACTTGTGTTTAAGCAAAGTGGAGGAATTCATACTTCTTGGTTACGATCATGTAACTGGCAAGGACATATGGGACTGCGTCAGTGAGAAGTATCGCAAAACAGGGATGCCCTCTCTCCACCAAGTTGTAAATGACATCTTGTCGCTGAAATCAACACAGTTTATGAACTGGATGACGATAAGCATGTACAAAGGAGCCCAATTCTAAGAATTGGGCTTTATTTTACGTGCCATTTTAGTTAAATTGACTCGTTTTTCAGACCTGGGTATAATAGGCATATTGAGGATTGAAGGGAGACTAGCAAGAGATGCTGGATTGGAAAAGAATTTCGTTCTTTTTTCTAACGGTAATCATAGTTCTTGGCGCTGTTGGTGTGACAAGCCCAAGTCTTGTTGACCGGATTAAGCTTGGATTGGATTTAAAAGGCGGGTTTGAGATTTTGTACACCGCAGAGCCTTTGACGGCTGGACAGCCGCTTACGAAGGAAACGCTTACGGAAGCAGCGGAGAGTCTTGCGAAACGTGCGGATACCCTGGGTGTTGCTGAACCAGAAGTATATCCTGAAGGATCAGACCGCATTCGTGTACGTCTGGCAGGTGTTGAGAACGAAGAGGAAGTTCGTACGCTGATGTCCAAGCCTTCTGTATTGACGTTCAGAGGTCCAGATGGCACTGTGTACATGAATGGAACAGATTTTGTTGAGAACGCAGCGAAATTAAGCTACGATCCCAACACGAAGCAACCGATTGTTGAAATTAAAATGAAGAGCAGAGAGAAGTTCAAAGAAGTTACAACTAAACTTACGGGAAGCACACTTTCCATTTATTTGGATGACGATTTGAAATCCACGGCGTCTGTTAATTTCCCAATCGACAGCGATTCCGCGATCATTACACAAACAAGTGTGACAGAAGCAACAAAAGTAGCGAAAATGATTAACTTAGGTGCAATGCCGTTGAAATTAACGGAAAAGTACATCCAACGTGTCGACGCTACATTAGGGAAAGCTTCCTTACAAGAAACAGCTAGAGCGGGATTAATTGCTTCGGTATTAATTTTCCTATTCATGGTTCTATACTACCGAGTGCCTGGTCTTGTTGCTGCGTTTACGCTAATTACATATGTATGGGTATTGCTAGCGATATTTGACTTTATGAATGCGACATTGACGCTTCCTGGTATTGCGGCCCTCGTCTTGGGCGCAGGGATGGCTGTCGATGCGAATATTATTACGTACGAACGGATTCGTGAAGAAATTCGTGCAGGCAAAAGCATTTTGTCTTCCTTGAAAGCTGGGACGAAGCATTCCTTCCGTACGATCATGGATGCGAATGTCACGAACTTAATTGCGGGTATCGTGCTTTACTATGTCGGTAACGGCGCCATTCGCGGGTTCGCGGTTATCACCATGATGAGTATTATTATCTCTATCGCAACGAACGTTCTGTTCTCCAGATGGCTGTTGCATCTCATTATCCGAGGTAATTTGCTGAAGAAGCCAAGTTATTTCGGTGTGAAGGAGGCAGACATCCGTGAACTCTAAGAAACGTTTTGATTTTGTTAAAAATCGTAATAAATTTTTCATCGTATCTGCCATTCTCCTGATTGTGGGCTTGGTGATGATCTTAACTTCAGGAATGAATTTTGGTGTTGATTTCAAGGCGGGAACAAACATTGATCTCGTCGTAGGCAAGAAATTGGATACTGTGAAGGTCGAAGAGATACTTCAGGGTCTTAACACCAGCGGTGATGTGAAATCCAAATATGCCGATCCGACCATTGGCGGCAATAATAGTGACCGCGTCTCCATTCGTTTCGATGATGTTTTGGACGATGCGACTGTGGACAAGATTCAGAAAGCTTTTGCAACGGCTTATAGTGCAGAAGTTTCGAAGGAAGTTAATACGGTTGACCCGCAGCTTGCCAAAGAATTATTAATGAAAGCTGTGTATGCCGTTGCGATTTCAAGCGTATTGATTTGCTTATACGTGAGCATTCGTTTCGAATGGCGGTTCGCGTTTGCCGCGATTATTGCCATCCTGCATGATGCCTTTATGGTTATCGCTGTGTTCGCGATCTTCCGCTTGGAAGTCAACCTTCCGTTCCTTGCGGCGGTATTGACGACAATCGGTTACTCCATCAATGATAAAATCGTTATTTTTGACCGTATTCGTGAGAATTTACGATTTGCGAAGCTTAAGACGGATGAAGATCTGGTTGCGCTCGTAAACGATAGTATTTGGCAAACGATGGCGCGTAACATCAATACGGTTCTCGTTGTATTGATAGCGGCAGGCTGCTTATACATTTTCGGAAGCGAGTCGATTAAGCTGTTCGCCTTGGCGAAGTTGATTGGTTTGACGAGCGGTGCATACTCCTCGATCTTTATTGCATGTTCGCTTTGGTATTTATTCAAAAGAAGATCACTTGCTAGTTCTAAAAAGAAAGCTGCAGCGTAATAACCATAATAATCGGCCGCGTGATTGTTGCGCGGCCTTTGTATCCGTTCGGGGGGAATGTCCGCATGAAAGACGAGGGTCTGCACAAAATTGAAGCCACACTTTGGGTGGGCCTTTTCCTCCTCATCATAGTGGTGTGTCTGAATGGAGCTTTTGGCTACCAGGCAGCTAGTCATGCCATGCTCGCGTTTTCAGCACAAACGGCTTCGGGTGCATGTTTGTTAGCAGTTGTTATCATGAGGATGAGAACAATGAAAGTATCAGTTTCAGCCTCCGTTGTTCGTGAGTTGAATCGGAAAGTATCCTTGGGCACGATTCTGTTAGCTGTGACCATCATGGTGATCGGCGCCGAGATGGGGCTGACTTCGATCAAGTCATTTTTCCACCTAGGTGAAGCAGAACGCTCCTTAAATACAGTAATTGTTCTACTATTGTCCATTCTGACAAGGAAATTGCTTTATCATAATTTAGAGAAATTTGGAAAACGATTTGGGACACAGGCATTCATTTCCAATATACGAAGTCCGCGATTCAATATATACTCATCTTTTGTGGCTTTGCTCGCGCTTATGATTGCAGTGGCAGGGGAGCATGTAGGGGTTTTAGCTTTAGGGTATGCGGACCCCATCGCTGCACTAATTATTGCATGTTTTATCATAATCAAAGGGTACAATTTAGTAAGAAAAACGTTGACTGCACTAGCAGATACGACGCTGAACGCGGAAGATATCGCTGACTTCCTTGAGGTCGTTCAGAGGATACACGGCGTAATCACCGTGGATGATTTGAGCGCAAGAGAGCACGGCCATTACGTGGTCATTGAAATGACGATCAGCGTTAATCCGAGGCTATCCGTCTGGGAAGGCCAAGAGGTTTCGAAGAAGATCAAACAACAACTGATGAAGCAATATCAGCATGTATCGGACGTGTTCATCCATGTGAATCCTTACGATGCAGGCTATCCGTACAAACAACATGCAGATACGGAATTGACCGAGCTTCCATCTGTTTTACATTAAAGTTACCGCTGAGGAGGACACATTACGTGTTAGCACCGAAAGCAAGATGGAGCGCCCCACATGTCGATGAAGAACTTGTTGAGTCTCTCGTCCGAGAGCTCCAAATTGACCCGCTCGTAGCTCGTATTCTCGTGCTTCGAGATATCCGCAGCGTGCCGGAAGCCAAACAATTTATGCAAGGCGGGATCGAGGATTTCCATGATCCCTTTTTACTTGACGGGATGTTTCCTGCGATTGAACGAATTCGCACAGCACTGCAAAAGAACGAATTGATTCGCATTTACGGTGACTATGACGCAGATGGGGTCAGCTCTACGTCCTTAATGGCACATTTGCTGCGAGGGTTAGGGGCACACTTTGATACATACATCCCTCACCGTATACGGGAAGGCTATGGATTAAATCGTGGAGCTCTTACATTGGCGAAGGAACAAGGCGTTGGGCTGATCATCACAGTTGACACGGGGATTAGCGCAGCACAGGAAATTGCCTATGCGCATGAGCTTGGCTTAGATGTGATCGTGACGGATCATCATGAGCCGCCTGAGATATTGCCGGATTGCTTAGCGGTTATTAATCCGAAAAAGCCAAGCTGCAACTACCCCTACAAGCTATTAGCGGGTGTAGGCGTTGCTTTTAAGCTCGCACATGCGTTGCTGGGGCGCTTTCCAGAAGAGTTGCTTGAATTTGCAGCATTAGGAACGGTCGCTGATTTAATGCCACTAACGGGTGAGAATCGGTTAATTGTCAAAATGGGGCTAGCCCGGATGCAGAATTCCGAATACGTTGGCTTCCGCTCACTGATCGCTGTCTCTGGCATCGATAAGAAAGAAGTGACTGCGGGGCATATCGGTTTCTCGCTCGCGCCCAAAATCAATGCAAGCGGTCGACTCGAAGCGGCGGACATTGCGGTCAAGCTGCTAACCACCTCAGATGCCAAGGAAGCGGAGCAAATCGCCTTCGAATTGGATATGTTGAATAGAGAGCGTCAACAAATCGTAGAGGATATGGTGCAAGAAGCTTTCGCGATGGCAGATGCCCAGAGAGAGAAAGGCTTGGATAAAGTAATCCTCGTTGCAAAGGAACAGTGGAACGTGGGCGTAGTTGGCATTGTCGCCTCCAAAATCGTAGAGAAATACTATCGTCCCGCTCTAGTTCTAAGCATTGATCCAGAGAAAGGCATGGCCAAAGGCTCAGCTCGTTCCATTGCCGGCTTTGATTTGCATAAAGCGTTAACCTCATGCCACGAGTTGCTCGACCACTATGGCGGTCACCAAGCGGCTGCCGGGATGAGCTTAAATAGCGCTAACCTTGAGAATTTCGCGATTAGATTGAACGAGCTTGCAGCGGCAAGCTTAACCGAGCAAGATTACATTCCTATTTTGCGTGTCGATAATGCATGTTCTTTAGCGGATGTTCCGATTAAAAGCATTGAAGGGCTGGAGCAACTTGCTCCATTTGGCATGGGAAATCCATCACCCAAATTTATGTTTACGGAACTAGAGTTATCCGACATTCGCACAATGGGTAAGGAAAAGCAGCATCTAAAGCTCGGACTTTCTCAGACACAGGATGAAATCAGTTGCTCCGTAGAAGCTGTTGCGTTCGGGAAAGGGAATCTAGCTTCGCTCATTGCGCCATCGGCAAAAGTGGATGTGCTGGGCGAACTCTCGATCAACGAATGGAATGGTGTTCGGAAGCCGCAAATCATTATGCAGGATTTACGAATTCCGCATAAACAAGTGTTTGATTGGCGGGGAACGGGGCAACTACATCTGAAGCTGGCTTCGCTTGAAGCGAACCTTCAGGGGGG
This window encodes:
- the tgt gene encoding tRNA guanosine(34) transglycosylase Tgt, producing the protein MTAAVTYEPIKTCKQSGARLGRVHTPHGVVETPAFMPVGTQATVKTMSPEELKGMDAQIILSNTYHLFIRPGHEIVKEAGGLHKFMNWDRPILTDSGGFQVFSLSNMRKITEEGVTFKSHLNGDKLFLSPEVAMEIQNALGSDIMMAFDECPPYPADYEYVKKSLERTTRWAERCLQSHARPHDQGLFAIIQGGMHEDLRKLSAEQLTSMDFPGYAIGGLSVGEPKHLMYEVLDYTTPLMPANKPRYLMGVGSPDALIEGAIRGIDMFDCVLPTRIARNGTCMTSAGRLVIRNAKYATDFGPLDPKCACYTCTNYSRAYIRHLIKADETFGIRLTTIHNLHFLLQLMREVREAIKEDRLLDFRDTFFAEYGLNDNERGF
- the yajC gene encoding preprotein translocase subunit YajC, translated to MFLLADDAASTGAVGYLYTYGPLVLMFVVLYFLLIRPQQKRQKTRSQMLGGLKKGDKVVTIGGLHGTIMEITDDICVLRVNDATKLTFDRSAVNAVSQSVATKE
- a CDS encoding phosphatase PAP2 family protein; its protein translation is MSPFHSMTYATVYIVLTIFVFVIIATKKSPHTIAASFVQEIFTSKKYLFHFAGVLLILFFNKMEMQIEKGMKHRTDFTGSIYSIEGDFVSLIQNLFHNDILTYVSSYFYVIIFPSVMITSIALYTYQKNYKLFYAVCYALMFNYMVAIPFYLFFPVNEVWSFHPNVHLLIVDVFPTFEQDYRPLSGLDNCFPSLHTSISVSMAVIAVRSRSKFWKVFVPCTAAFIIFTIFYLGIHWLSDMCAGLILGVVAARMALRIAEGRLVLGERALIKRRLKNNEY
- a CDS encoding TIGR04086 family membrane protein — its product is MKTVSPIRITSPLFSGLLYSFSMMTIGTVLTSLFLLLTSTQESSLHTLTTIIHAVALFIGGWVSGKRAGSRGWYHGGIVGVFYFLLIFLVGFLAFDAGLNLQSLQLLGILFASGALGGILGVNTQK
- a CDS encoding ArsB/NhaD family transporter — translated: MTEYSQGPVLWQAIAALLIFAAAYVFILIEKWDRTYTALGGAVLMLLLGILPISKALTNYANWPILLFLVSLFIISSLFQKTGITSYIVSAVLRKYRMRAVTLILIFSLLGAVISALVDSLLAVVIIVPFIIMASRKMKLQPAPFLITLLLSVHIGGAATIMGNITSRMLAASGRITAGQQFIRIFPLICLLLAVVYLIMWLLYRKRLVAAEAHMRELLSLRPDSYLSQDRLYVVGSSVITGLTLVLLSIQGVLGWNPAYIAASGAVLMLGMNYKDVLFIIKEKDYGAVWHQVRETQWLFFLGLFIMVGGLTYAGISGFVAVRGLELSQGSLPFLTNLLLWINSFGAAMMDNVPFLAAMLPIVDHIEEELAATAQPLWWSLIIGSAIGSGVTLLSSLAGLYTASLTDQDGVKMKQSEYVTVAAPICFVLLVISTVYFKLFLL
- a CDS encoding DUF421 domain-containing protein, whose product is MDILTIFLRTVLIYFVVFLMLRIMGKREIGKLSLFDLVISIMIAEIAVFVLEDSAKPLMSGLVPMATLVLIQVVIAYITLKSRAVRLLFDGKPSVLINKGMIDREEMKKHRYNLDDLMLQLRQNKIMNVADVEFAILEPSGKLSVVEKEVKETTNANLKPNGAIRYEGLPLPLIMDGKVQDENLEKIGQTRFWLKNQLQDRGAKDFKEIFYCSIDHRGRMFLDRKR
- the spoVB gene encoding stage V sporulation protein B, which translates into the protein MTKQSFIRGTMILLAAGILNRILGFIPRITLPRVIGAEGIGLYHMGWPFLSVILTIITGGIPVAIAKLIAEAEAENNQSRIRSILRISLAVTTSLSLVFTAVCLLGASWITSHLLTDSRVYYTFLCMSPMIPIIGVSAVYRGYFQGRQNMIPTATSQTTETLIRIVMVLVCSYMMVPYGIEYAAAGAMIGVLAGEIGGLAVLAIHFKWDKKSAPRLPSAQIGTTKRMGRLSNFRKIMRISIPITGSKLIGAGSYLLESILIAQSLAIAGISTSLATAQYGALQGMIIPIILLPSALTMSLSVSLIPSLSEAAARKDIKTIHNRLHQSLKLALVTGAPFAVLMFVLAEPICTYMYNQPDVGAMLKMMAPVAIFIYFQAPLQSALQALNKPGAALINTLIGSTVKLALIYWLASKPELGIHGAVFAININIVLVTLLHWNSVVRLLKFRMEGSSFGKIGAAMILSGFVSYCFMYTPWISLTWVRFLSSVLAGIASYIFFITTFKLISLKDISRLLNMGKKIIR
- a CDS encoding post-transcriptional regulator, producing the protein MNGEQDKRSEEEIPGLSDHELNEVIKNLCLSKVEEFILLGYDHVTGKDIWDCVSEKYRKTGMPSLHQVVNDILSLKSTQFMNWMTISMYKGAQF
- the secD gene encoding protein translocase subunit SecD gives rise to the protein MDWKRISFFFLTVIIVLGAVGVTSPSLVDRIKLGLDLKGGFEILYTAEPLTAGQPLTKETLTEAAESLAKRADTLGVAEPEVYPEGSDRIRVRLAGVENEEEVRTLMSKPSVLTFRGPDGTVYMNGTDFVENAAKLSYDPNTKQPIVEIKMKSREKFKEVTTKLTGSTLSIYLDDDLKSTASVNFPIDSDSAIITQTSVTEATKVAKMINLGAMPLKLTEKYIQRVDATLGKASLQETARAGLIASVLIFLFMVLYYRVPGLVAAFTLITYVWVLLAIFDFMNATLTLPGIAALVLGAGMAVDANIITYERIREEIRAGKSILSSLKAGTKHSFRTIMDANVTNLIAGIVLYYVGNGAIRGFAVITMMSIIISIATNVLFSRWLLHLIIRGNLLKKPSYFGVKEADIREL
- the secF gene encoding protein translocase subunit SecF produces the protein MNSKKRFDFVKNRNKFFIVSAILLIVGLVMILTSGMNFGVDFKAGTNIDLVVGKKLDTVKVEEILQGLNTSGDVKSKYADPTIGGNNSDRVSIRFDDVLDDATVDKIQKAFATAYSAEVSKEVNTVDPQLAKELLMKAVYAVAISSVLICLYVSIRFEWRFAFAAIIAILHDAFMVIAVFAIFRLEVNLPFLAAVLTTIGYSINDKIVIFDRIRENLRFAKLKTDEDLVALVNDSIWQTMARNINTVLVVLIAAGCLYIFGSESIKLFALAKLIGLTSGAYSSIFIACSLWYLFKRRSLASSKKKAAA